CCCTTCTTCATAAGCTGTTCCATAGCTTTCTATTAGTAAACCATAATTAGGAACTAATTCTGCATAAATAGAAGCAAACTCTTCTGCATCTGAACGATTCCAAGTTCTTTGAACTTCAGAGACGAATGAAACTGTATCAACAGGAACAGCCCCTGCTTGAACCATACGGGCTAGCGTAATATCATTTGACATATCACTTGTTGTTCCTGATGCATCTATAACATCATACACTTTAAAACCTTCTGATAAAGCACTTAATGTTGGGAATGCCATACAAACACTAGTCCATGTACCAGCAATTATTAGTGTTTTCTTTCCGGTTTCCTCTACAGTCTTCACAAAATTTGGGTTATCCCATGCGTTAATTTCACCATTACGTGGTACGTATGTTGCATTTGGAATATTGCTAACCTCAGGGATAAGTGGCCCATTCGGTCCCTCTGGTACTGAAGCAGTTGTGATTACCGGAATATTAGCAATTTGAGCTAATTTGACAAGGGCTTTCACATGTCTTTTAAGGGTTGGTACATCTAAATCCTTAACTGTTTGGAATAGGCCACTCTGATGATCAATAAGAAGTAAAGCTGCATCACTTGGATCAATAAATGTTGATTTTAAATTATTCATATAAATTTCCTCCTAAAATAATAATATAGTTTTCGGTAAACAATTCTGGCTTAGGATATACTGAAGTTCCAAAAAACGAATTGTAAATGAAGAAATTATCTCGAATTAAAATATCTTTAATTCAATATAATTGTATTAGTTTAATTTTCTAATGTCAACTAAATAATCTAATCTACTAATAATTGTAAGAATGATATATGAAACATAATAGAAATTATGTTTAGCTCCGTTTTTTCTGTATTGTAAAAATTGGAGCTTTTACATTTTAGGAACAGTTTTAAATAAGTTATTTGTGAAGGAAATAATAATGTAATAGAGAATGATTAAATTAGAACTTTTTGTAAAAGGAGGATTTCAAATG
This genomic interval from Bacillus sp. SM2101 contains the following:
- a CDS encoding isochorismatase family protein, with translation MNNLKSTFIDPSDAALLLIDHQSGLFQTVKDLDVPTLKRHVKALVKLAQIANIPVITTASVPEGPNGPLIPEVSNIPNATYVPRNGEINAWDNPNFVKTVEETGKKTLIIAGTWTSVCMAFPTLSALSEGFKVYDVIDASGTTSDMSNDITLARMVQAGAVPVDTVSFVSEVQRTWNRSDAEEFASIYAELVPNYGLLIESYGTAYEEGQKSSE